Proteins encoded together in one Nocardioides marinisabuli window:
- a CDS encoding MCE family protein, with the protein MILRQFKLLGIVFLAMLVGGAWLTYAIFTKKFVDYDEVTLQSSRIGLQLPERADVKIRGVIVGEVLDYVPTEAGADITLGLYPDDIDTIPADVTGSIVPKTLFGEKYVALVVEGDDVGGPSIEAGAVIDRTEVATEVEKVLSDLNPLLRTVQPAELNMTLNALATALEGRGDQLGENLETLDSYLKRFNPQLPGAIEDLRLTAEVSDIYADVLPEVGQILRDQVTTLGTLEEQSDTLNALFRDVSAFSGSARTFLAENEQNLIRLGEVSEPQVRLLAKYSPQFTCLTRGIVNAGKLQAEAFRNFTLHIVLETLPNQPRGYNANDQPRYGEDRGPNCLNLPSPPGSQENPNQVQPDMDDGVDEPTGKGTSRVTPGPSFDAGQGYAGSLAESELLKSLLAPGMGVSASDVPDLGALLLGPMARGAEVSLR; encoded by the coding sequence ATGATCCTTCGACAGTTCAAGCTCCTGGGCATCGTCTTCCTGGCGATGCTGGTGGGCGGCGCGTGGCTGACCTACGCCATCTTCACCAAGAAGTTCGTCGACTACGACGAGGTCACCCTTCAGAGCTCGCGCATCGGCCTGCAGCTGCCCGAGCGTGCCGACGTCAAGATCCGTGGCGTCATCGTCGGCGAGGTGCTCGACTACGTGCCCACCGAGGCCGGTGCCGACATCACGCTGGGGCTCTACCCCGACGACATCGACACGATCCCGGCCGACGTCACCGGCTCGATCGTGCCCAAGACCCTCTTCGGCGAGAAGTACGTCGCGCTGGTGGTCGAGGGCGACGACGTCGGTGGGCCGAGCATCGAGGCCGGGGCGGTCATCGACCGCACCGAGGTCGCCACCGAGGTCGAGAAGGTGCTCTCCGACCTCAACCCGCTGCTGCGCACGGTCCAGCCCGCCGAGCTGAACATGACCCTCAACGCCCTGGCCACCGCCCTCGAGGGCCGCGGTGACCAGCTCGGCGAGAACCTCGAGACGCTCGACTCCTACCTCAAGCGGTTCAACCCCCAGCTGCCGGGCGCGATCGAGGACCTGCGGCTGACGGCCGAGGTCTCCGACATCTACGCCGACGTGCTGCCCGAGGTGGGCCAGATCCTGCGCGACCAGGTCACCACCCTCGGCACGCTCGAGGAGCAGTCCGACACGCTCAACGCGCTGTTCCGCGACGTCAGCGCCTTCTCCGGCAGCGCCCGCACCTTCCTGGCCGAGAACGAGCAGAACCTGATCCGGCTCGGGGAGGTCTCCGAGCCCCAGGTGCGCCTGCTGGCCAAGTACTCCCCGCAGTTCACCTGCCTCACGCGCGGCATCGTCAACGCCGGCAAGCTCCAGGCCGAGGCGTTCCGCAACTTCACCCTGCACATCGTGCTGGAGACGCTGCCCAACCAGCCGCGCGGCTACAACGCCAACGACCAGCCCCGCTACGGCGAGGACCGTGGGCCCAACTGCCTCAACCTGCCCAGCCCGCCCGGAAGCCAGGAGAACCCGAACCAGGTGCAGCCCGACATGGACGACGGCGTCGACGAGCCGACCGGCAAGGGCACCAGCCGGGTCACCCCGGGCCCGTCCTTCGACGCGGGGCAGGGCTACGCCGGCAGCCTGGCCGAGAGCGAGCTGCTCAAGTCGCTGCTCGCGCCCGGCATGGGCGTCAGCGCCAGCGACGTCCCCGACCTCGGTGCCCTCCTGCTGGGCCCGATGGCGCGCGGCGCGGAGGTGAGCCTGCGATGA
- a CDS encoding MlaE family ABC transporter permease, translating to MASIKSVYTKPAGALDRLGEELAFYIRALIASPRSIKRYPREILRILAEVTLGSGALAVIGGTVGVILAMTFFTGAQVGLSGYAALDQLGTAPFAGFVSAYFNTREIAPLVAGIALAATVGCGFTAQLGAMRISEEVDALEVMAIPSMPFLVTTRIVGGLIAIIPLYVVGLLSSYFATRLTVTQFFGQSAGTYDHYFNQFLPPGDVLWSFGKVLVFAVAVILIHCYHGYNAGGGPAGVGVAVGRAVRTSIVAVNVIDLFLSMAIWGSSTTVRLAG from the coding sequence ATGGCAAGCATCAAGTCGGTCTACACCAAGCCCGCCGGAGCGCTCGACCGCCTCGGCGAGGAGCTGGCGTTCTACATCCGCGCCCTGATCGCCTCGCCGCGCTCGATCAAGCGCTACCCGCGCGAGATCCTGCGCATCCTGGCCGAGGTCACGCTCGGCTCGGGCGCGCTGGCGGTCATCGGCGGCACGGTGGGCGTCATCCTGGCGATGACGTTCTTCACCGGCGCGCAGGTCGGGCTGTCGGGCTACGCCGCGCTCGACCAGCTCGGCACCGCGCCGTTCGCCGGGTTCGTCTCGGCCTACTTCAACACCCGCGAGATCGCCCCGCTGGTGGCCGGCATCGCGCTGGCGGCCACCGTCGGCTGCGGCTTCACCGCCCAGCTCGGGGCGATGCGGATCTCCGAGGAGGTCGACGCCCTCGAGGTGATGGCGATCCCCTCGATGCCGTTCCTGGTCACCACCCGCATCGTCGGCGGCCTGATCGCGATCATCCCGCTCTACGTCGTTGGCCTGCTCTCCTCCTACTTCGCCACCCGCCTGACCGTCACCCAGTTCTTCGGCCAGAGCGCGGGCACCTACGACCACTACTTCAACCAGTTCCTGCCACCGGGCGACGTGCTGTGGTCCTTCGGAAAGGTGCTGGTCTTCGCGGTCGCGGTGATCCTGATCCACTGCTACCACGGCTACAACGCCGGCGGCGGCCCTGCCGGCGTGGGCGTCGCGGTGGGTCGCGCGGTGCGCACCAGCATCGTGGCGGTCAACGTGATCGACCTGTTCCTGTCCATGGCCATCTGGGGCTCCAGCACCACCGTGCGGTTGGCGGGTTGA
- a CDS encoding MlaE family ABC transporter permease yields MATTTATRVLAPFGAAGNLFAFALDVGRGLFRRPFQLREFIQQAWFIASVTIIPTALVAIPFGAVIALQVGGLIKQFGAQSFTGSASVLAVVQQAAPIGTALLIAGAGGSAIAADLGARKIREELDAMMVLGIDPIQRLVVPRVLAAMLVAVFLNGLVSVVGVAGGYVFNVGLQGGTPGAYIASFTALAQLPDLWVGLLKALIFGMIAAIVAAYKGMNANGGPKGVGDAVNESVVITFVLLFIVNFVLSAIYLQVVPPKTG; encoded by the coding sequence GTGGCAACCACAACGGCGACCCGGGTGCTCGCCCCCTTCGGGGCAGCGGGCAACCTCTTCGCCTTCGCCCTCGACGTGGGGCGTGGGCTCTTCCGTCGTCCCTTCCAGCTGCGCGAGTTCATCCAGCAGGCCTGGTTCATCGCGTCCGTCACCATCATCCCGACCGCGCTGGTCGCCATCCCCTTCGGCGCGGTCATCGCGCTGCAGGTCGGTGGCCTGATCAAGCAGTTCGGCGCCCAGTCCTTCACCGGCTCGGCCTCGGTGCTGGCGGTGGTCCAGCAGGCCGCGCCGATCGGCACGGCCCTGCTGATCGCGGGCGCGGGCGGCTCGGCGATCGCCGCCGACCTCGGCGCGCGCAAGATCCGCGAGGAGCTCGACGCCATGATGGTGCTGGGCATCGACCCGATCCAGCGGCTCGTGGTGCCCCGGGTGCTCGCGGCGATGCTCGTCGCGGTCTTCCTCAACGGCCTGGTCAGCGTCGTCGGCGTGGCCGGCGGCTACGTCTTCAACGTGGGGCTCCAGGGCGGTACGCCCGGTGCCTACATCGCCAGCTTCACCGCGCTGGCGCAGCTGCCCGACCTGTGGGTGGGCCTGCTCAAGGCGCTGATCTTCGGCATGATCGCCGCCATCGTGGCGGCCTACAAGGGCATGAACGCCAACGGCGGCCCCAAGGGCGTGGGTGACGCGGTCAACGAGTCCGTCGTCATCACCTTCGTCCTCCTGTTCATCGTCAACTTCGTCCTGAGTGCGATCTACCTCCAGGTCGTCCCCCCGAAGACGGGCTGA
- a CDS encoding ABC transporter ATP-binding protein codes for MGVEIEVNDLTKSFGKQLIWGDVSLTIPAGEICVMLGPSGTGKSVFLKTLIGLLKPDRGSIIIEGTDIASCSERELYEIRKLFGVLFQDGAMFGSMNLYDNIAFPLREHTKKSESEIRAIVMEKLDLTGLLGTEDKLPGEISGGMRKRAGLARALVLDPEIVLFDEPDSGLDPVRTSFLNQLIVDLNAQIDATFLIVTHDINTARTVPDNIGLLYHKHLAMFGPREMLLSSEEPVVRQFLNAQKIGPIGMSEEKDADELAAESDQELPPLPPIPMQLEPSNGIPRRSQREPGAWCREQGVTPPPGSFEDNISMAPGA; via the coding sequence ATGGGCGTGGAGATCGAGGTCAACGACCTGACCAAGTCGTTCGGCAAGCAGCTGATCTGGGGTGACGTGTCGCTGACGATCCCCGCCGGCGAGATCTGCGTGATGCTCGGGCCCTCGGGCACCGGCAAGTCGGTCTTCCTCAAGACGCTGATCGGGCTGCTCAAGCCCGACCGGGGCTCGATCATCATCGAGGGCACCGACATCGCCTCCTGCTCCGAGCGCGAGCTCTACGAGATCCGCAAGCTCTTCGGGGTGCTGTTCCAGGACGGCGCGATGTTCGGCTCGATGAACCTCTACGACAACATCGCCTTCCCGCTGCGCGAGCACACCAAGAAGTCGGAGTCGGAGATCCGCGCCATCGTGATGGAGAAGCTGGACCTGACCGGTCTGCTGGGGACCGAGGACAAGCTGCCCGGCGAGATCTCCGGCGGCATGCGCAAGCGTGCCGGCCTGGCCCGAGCGCTGGTGCTGGACCCCGAGATCGTGCTCTTCGACGAGCCCGACTCCGGCCTCGACCCGGTCCGCACCTCGTTCCTCAACCAGCTCATCGTCGACCTCAACGCCCAGATCGACGCCACGTTCCTCATCGTGACCCACGACATCAACACCGCCCGCACGGTGCCCGACAACATCGGCCTGCTCTACCACAAGCACCTGGCCATGTTCGGTCCCCGCGAGATGCTCCTGAGCTCGGAGGAGCCGGTCGTGCGCCAGTTCCTCAACGCCCAGAAGATCGGCCCGATCGGCATGTCGGAGGAGAAGGACGCCGACGAGCTGGCGGCCGAGTCCGACCAGGAGCTCCCGCCCCTGCCCCCGATCCCGATGCAGCTCGAGCCCTCCAACGGCATCCCCCGCCGCTCGCAGCGCGAGCCCGGTGCCTGGTGCCGCGAGCAGGGCGTGACCCCGCCGCCGGGGTCCTTCGAGGACAACATCTCCATGGCCCCCGGGGCCTGA